The Hemicordylus capensis ecotype Gifberg chromosome 5, rHemCap1.1.pri, whole genome shotgun sequence nucleotide sequence ttggctgccagtttgcttcctggtctaattcaaggtgctggttatcacctataaaacccttcaggaccacctctcctatTCAACTTTGACCTGCCCTGTGCGGTTggttgtctcaggtgggccttctcagagttccgggcccaggggaggtacgtggggcctAGGTTCATGggaaggccttctctgtttcagctgcctccttatggaacactctgcctcctgagattcataatgccccctcccttctgtcctttatcctaaaaacctatctattttgccagacATTTAGTTTttaacatttgtgtgtgtgggggggggggtgtccttttctttctctccccccttcgCTTGTTTTTGTTATAAATTTATGTAAACTGTCTCGAGTCTAAgcaagtcaggcagtcaataaatttgccaaataaataaactcccacacagtatgagaagatgtctttcagcatcttcctatatcactgttgccttatataggtgtttcccataattgCTGGGAAACGCcagggggatttgaaccggcaacctcttgcttcctaggcaagttacttccccactgcaccattaggtagcgcagtggggaagtaactatTGATTTAGAAATTCTCCTTACAGATGGTGATGAGAAAGACATCTCTGACATGGATTTGTATGAGGAATTAAAATATAAGTGAAACCATTTCGAGGGCAGTTACTCTCCAACGAAAATATTGGAATTCATACTTTCAAACGATTTGACAGCATCATTGCCAAACCTTTTTGTGGCACTGAGAATTCTTTTAATGTTGCCAGTATCAGGGTTTAGCACAGAATGGAGCTTTTCAAAGCTGAAATTAATCAAAACATACCTCCATTCCACAATGAAACAAGATCAGTTGGATGGGTAGGCAACCTTATCAATTGAACATGCTATTGCCAAGGATCTAAATCTTGATGAAATAATTCAAAGATTTGCAGCCCGGAAAGTGAGATTTTGAGGGGGAAATATGAATGAGTAGCCCCATGTTAAACTTCTACGTATGTTATGTTTGTGAATTTAAGTTATTAAAATATGAACATTATTTTAGTAAAAGGTACTGAATGAAGTAAACAGACATAATAATTTATGGCTTTTAACAAAAAAGGAAAACTATATAAAAATGAGGGTGGGAGGGCAGATCCAAACTGGCCAAGGGTGCCACAACCCCTTGAGTCAGAAAGGGGTTGAGTCCTGATCAACAGAAAGGTTCTGTGGGGTACTCCATTAAAGGCTGGATGTCAGCATAATCCTGAGCTTGTCCCAAGCTCAGGGAGAAAGAGGATAATTTGATAACCTATCACTGGCTTGTGCCTCTTCTGTTGTAGACTACAGATTTAGAAGATGCTTAAAACTGTAGCATTGTCTATAGTCCCACAGACTATAAAATATGCTGGAGTCAGTAATACCTTCTATAGTCAATGGTCCCTTTcagttctgtttttaaagcctCAGCTGGTTCATGGAgcatgagaggggaaggatgaggCAACGGCTGCTACTGCTTCAACAGGAAAACAGGATCACATGGTACCCCAGGCAGGGAGGCTTGCTCTGGCATTCCAAGAGCTAACCACACTGACTGGCCCTAGGAGTTCCCTTGTTGATACTCAAGGATCTCCTGGAAGAGCTATGGAAAAACAACTATGGAACATGTCTTAATCTCCTCCCACAACCCCCAGTCAAGTCAATCATCCATTACACATTTTAATGTATAAATCCCCAAAAGATTTTGAATGATAGATTTATCATGAAGATACATAACTAAAAGGAAACTAAATGGATTAGTACATTATGCCCCCACTATTTTATTTAGTGACAGCAGGCTCTGTCTAATGATTCTTTGCTGTTCATAACTCACATTCAGCACAATATTGTTCAACTTTTCTATTATTTGCAAGTACAATCTCTTTTTCGTTGTACCGATAACAATTCTAGCAAGGGAAATGAGAACCAAAGCGTGTAGCCTCTTAATTATATTCTATGCAATCCCCAATAGCATGCTCTTCCAGTATATCAAGTATAATCATGATGTCAATTTCCAAGTATTTTCTAACAGTATTACATGAACGTTCTTACCTTTTTATCTTCTTTAGTCTTTCTGACACTGTGCTGAGTGTCAAATGTgttctgcatatgaaatcccttTTTTGACCATTCATTCTTTTGAGACATTAGATGAGGTGGGCCAAAGCTGCCATTAACTCTGTATCTGTCAGCAGGAATTTTATTCATTGGAGGAGGAAGAGTACCACAGTTTATACTTGACCAGCCATCTGTAGAATCTGTGTATGACTCTTGGTCACTTACACTTCCATGTTGCCAATCCTTTAACACATGTACGGGCAACCATCTTTGATTAGAAGTGTCCACAGAACTTTTCTTGCATGACATAACTGAGCTTTGAGGAGGAACTAATGGGACTTCAATGCGAGCTGCAGGAGCCAAGAACTTACTTAGATTCTGAGATTTATCATTTATTGCTTCTACAGCAGAGTTCCCCTCTTGTTCATGACCAAAATTCCAGTGGGATGCTGCTGGACCTCTCCCTATAGGACTGTCCCGCATAGTACTAAGAACATGTTTATTTGAATTAGCTCCTAAATCAACTACCAAAACTCTATTGCTTTTCTCTTCTTGGTTAAAGTTTCCAATACCACTATCACTATTACTACTCATACTATTATTTTGATGAAAATCTGCATCTCCATCAAGAAAGGCCCTTGCTCGTACTCCTTCAATCAATTCCCCCATATCTCTGTACAAAACAGAGATAAACTGAAGAACAGGTAGAGAGGACATCGGAAATTCTAAGCAGCCGTTCGTGTCCGGATCTGCTGTGCATTCCAATCCAAAACGACGAGCAATGCCCTGGTGAATTTTATGATGAAATAATTCTGGATCCACCATAAATACATGACATGATGTCCTCAAAACTGCTTCATCTTCTTGAGCCAAACTTGCGTCATCAATGGTCTGCATGGTAACTAGCCCAAAAAACCTTCTGTCATCAGGACATACAGCACTAAACGCTAGCTTCTCTGCAGGATACTCAGCAATCACACCAGATTTATTGCTGCAGAGTTGAATACAATCATGCATAATCTTCATCATCACCAATGAATGGATTTTTTGTTCTGCCCGAAGGCGTCTCATACATCCACGAATAGCCTGTAAACTGTCATATTCCAGATTTGAACTTGAAGAGGGAAGTTCAATAGATCCCAGGTAGCCTACAATCATAGCCACATTTAAAATGCTTGCATCCAGTCCAAAATATTCCTGATTTTCTAATCCAATTCTAAACATAGAGTCATCATTCAAGGCTTTGGGCAGTTCCTCATTGTAGAGAATATTAGGGTTTACATTTTCAGGTCTAGTTTCTAAtttaacagcagcaacatcatGAGCTGGCATTTGCTTTCTTCTCGAGGTCTGCATATCACCAGCACATACATTAGGATTTTCAAAGATCATGCTGAAAATTCCACCAGACTGCATTTCTTCAACCACCTTTTCTGCTCTGTTTATACCCAATCCTTTAGAGTCAGGTTTTGGTTTTAGCCACCCCTTCCCATCATAAAAACTAGCTTCTTCATCACTTGAACAAGAGTCTGTGTGGCCAACTCCCTCAGCAATAACCATGTGTAGAACTCCAGAGCATTTGCCTATTAGCTTCACTACATCTTCGTGGGATGCCCTTTTCACATTAATTTCATTTATTGCAAATATTTTATCTCCTGCTTTAAGTCCCACATAATCAGCAGGGCTTCCTTTCAAAACACAACTGAGAACACAGGGAGCTTGTCCAGAAAGGGTAAATccatatcctgctctccctctagCAACTTCAACACTTCTTATGCTAGAATTATGCATACGCATCCGACGCTTCACTTTTCCCCCTGGTCTGTACATGCTGGTACTTTTTACAGAAAGTCTATGTAAGCCAGTGTAAATGTTTCATGGGATGCTGAAAAGCAGTTTAACTTTCTTTATCCTGCAAAATAAAAAAGAAGCAGTTTAAATACATTCTCCTTTACCTCTTTTGTGGTTGTTAATAGCGAATTATGGTAGCAACGCAGACCTTTACTCCAGATAAAGGCTTCCTATAAACAAAACAAGCACCCACTAAAAGCAAACACTCATTAATAACTAATTAATAGTACAGGCACTACAGCAGACATCTACCAAGCACATCCTCAGCTGGAAACACACCAACTGTCTCATCTATCAATTGTGCTCCATATGGTACTATCACAAGTACCATAAACACTGAACTTGTAACAGTTCCTAGAAGACCTTCAAGTTGATATGCACATTTGTGAAGAGATACAAAGAATTCAGGTTAACTTAACCATGAAATAATCCATCCAAGTACTGCACTGAACTCAGCTACTTATGGTCCTAAGTTAGGATACAACACAGTCCTAATGTGTTGGCATTCACTAACTGCCTATAAGATTggaattagtggctgacatactgactaaGTATCAGTGCTCCTGAGAAGTTCAATTCACTCACTCCACTGCtactcagtggtgggggcaaattttgacaacctccttCACtgtgtgccactcaaaaatattcAGTCCTCCTCAAGCTCATATTTTTGAGATGGCTTTTAAGGAAAGGGGAAgccattaaccccccccccccgccatattatactagcactggtgcagcattagtcttgTACTCTCCAGAAGTACTGATGCTACACTAGGACTTCTCCTGTTGTACTGGTGCTTTCTTAGTCAAGATGTCGGCCACTGTATTGGATTTTAAATCCATAGTACCTCATCTCTTTGATATTTGTAATGCCATTCTAGATATATTGTTCAAATGCTTGAGCAGGAAAGAAACATTCAAACTTCTAACCGCCTTGCTTCCCAGTTTATTCTACAATGGTGGTGGCTTCATGCTTCATACTTAGGCCAAAGCTCTTTAGCAGGCTTCTTTGTTGCCTGCACTATATCCTATCTGCTGTTCTCCTCAACGGGTCCTGCTTCCCACTAGAGGCAGATGCAAGAAACTACTAGCTTTAATATTTCCAAAGATTATATTTTAGATCACCCTGGTGCAAAGCAGGTCTCTGTTTGCACAAAGGGCTCCAAGGACAATGAAAATGTCTACTGGAGCTCTTGGTACAAACCGAGATCTGCTTTGCAACAGGGTGATCTAATTAAATTTTTAACAACATTTATGGCACTATATCTTAAGCTTGTCACAAACTGTAGACTTTGGGGCTTTTGCATTAGCTCTGTCTCTTTATCATTTTAtctgtatgtttttgttttatatcCAGCCTGAAGAAATTTGAAAGCTTGCCCACTACTTTGACATTTTACTTGGTCTTAATAAAAAGAGacattggtcttactgtgaaggttcttttcccctgaagtaggagatcctcagatagggtgatgtactgcacatgctcgagacagaactggaatcacaTGGTTTGATTGAAGGCGTGGTTACTtcctagccccagttccaggaATGACGAGCGAGGTATGAAGGAGACAACTGGAGAGAGCTCaagcaaaactttttaaaaacatgagaaCATTTATAGAAGAAAGTCAACACAGAAAGGAGATCGAGAGACAGTATGAAGTTAACAGAATAATTACTAAACTTTATAACCCTGAGAGCAGTCTCAGTAGGAACCCAAAGGTCGAACCCGCCATAACTCGGTGGGCGGAGCCCCAACCCTTTCTGCacatccgggtggggctgaggatctcctacttcagggaaaaagaaccttcacggtaagaccaatgtctctttttcccctgagtaggagatcctcagacagGGACATGCCAAAGCAGCCCCCTCAGGACCTGGGATGGGAGGATGTGCTCAGACAACCTGCTGAAGAATGGTACGGCCAAAAGCTGCCTGATCCTGAGAGAAATCAGGGATCTTATAGTGCTTTATGAATGGCGTGACTGACAACCAAGTCGCCGCCCTGCATATTTCCGTCAGAGGAATATGGGCTGCGAAAGCGGCGGACGCCGCGGTGCTTCTGGTGGAATGAGCAGTCACTCctcccggggggaggggggagctgtaAGGTTCCATATGCCATCTGTATACAGGACTTGATCCAACTAGCTAAAGTGGATTTGGAGACCTTTTCGCCCCTGTTTGCAGAACGGAAGGAAACGAACAGGGTGTCCGCCCGGCGAATGTCCTTAGTGCGTCTGATGTATATCTTCAGTGCCCTCCTCACGTCGAGCTTATGCCACAGCTTTTCCTTGACATGTACTGGGTCCGGACAGAAAGACGGGAGGACGATAACCTGGGATCTGTGGAAAATGGAGTTGACCTTGGGAAGGAAGGTCGGATCCGGCCGCAAGATGACGGAGTCAGAGTTGAAGGTGCAGAATTCCTTACGCACCGATAGTGCAGCTAACTCTGAGACTCTGCGGGCAGAGGTCACCGCCACTAGGAAGGCAATTTTAAATGTCAAGGTCCTCAATGGAATCGATGAAAGAGGCTCGAATGGTTCTTTCGTGAGAGCATTAAGTATTTTATTCAAGTTCCAGGTGGGAaaacatttaaggggaggaggggCAAGGTTAGAGGCTCCCCGGAGGAACCTAGAAAGATGTTGATGGAGGACTGCTTGTCCGGTTGTAGTTGAGGAAATCTGTAAGACCGAAGCTAATGCAGAAACTTGACGTCTGAGAGTACTGGGATGCAGTTTCATGTCCAGGCCGGCTTGAAGAAATTCCAGCACCTCTGGAACTCCTGCTTCAAGTGGCTCCTTGCCGTGAGCCTTAGCCCAGCGTATGAATGCAGACCAGGTAGATTGGTATATTCTAATGGTAGACTGTCGGCGTGATGCGAGGATGGTATTCTGAACTCCCCTAGAGTACCCCTGTGCCTCTAGATTCGTGCGTTCAGCCTCCAGGTGGTCAGTTGGAACCATTGGGGGTCTGGATGCAGGACTGGACCTTGATGAAGCAGGTCCAGGCAGCTTGGGAGGCGCCATGGAGGGGCGGTCGCAATGCTGAGGAGATCTGGGAACCACAGCCGCCAAGGCCAGTAGGGGACCACCAGAATTAGTTCTGCTTTCTCTAGTCGCAGTTTTTTGATGACCTTCATTACGATGGGAGTCGGAGGAAATGCGTATAGCAGGCCCTTTGGCCAACGCAAGTGGAGCACGTCTACTCCCTCTGCCAGTGGTGTGTAGTATCTTGTGTAGAACCGAGGAAGATGGTTGTTGCCTGGGGAGGCGAACAGATCGACTAGAGGTGTTCCCAGGACTTGAGTGATTTGGAGGAATACTTCCCGGTGTAGTGTCCACTCTCCCGGATCCATCGCCTTTCTGCTGAGCCAATCCGCTATCTTGTTGTCGTCTCCCTTGAGGTGTTCGGCTAGGAGAGACCGGAGATTGGATTCCGCCCAACTGAATAGGAGGTCGGTCTCTTGCATTAGAAGGGGTGACCGTGTCCCTCCTTGGCGATTGACGTGTGCCTTGACTGTGATGTTGTCCGTTCAAAGCAGTACGTGTTGACCTTGCAGGACCGGGAGGAAGTGTTGAAGGGCCAGGCGGGCTGCCCGAAGTTCAAGCCAATTTATGAGCAGGACCACTTCCGATGTGGACCAGGTGTCCTGGATGATTGACCcctggcagtgggccccccaaccGTAGAGGCTGGCGTCTGTGGTGACCACCACCCGGTGAGGTTCCGTCAGTTGAAGTCCTTGGAGGAGAGCAGGGGACAACCACCAACGGATTGAGTACCGGACAGCAGGGGGAATAGTAATGTGTTGATGCTGGGCCGCCATGATGTGGTCTTGCCACGGAAGAAGGAGCCACTGCAAGGGTCGGGAGTGCCACCGTGCCCAAGGAGTGCAATCCAAGCAGGCTATCATTGATCCCAGAGACTGGGCCAATTTCATCACATCCTCTCGGTTTTTGCTGAGGAGAGGGAGGAGTTGTTTGACAATGCAGCCCCTGCGTTCCGGTGGAAGAGAAATTGTGTTCTATGCCATATTGAATAAGGCACCCAGATGGACTAGCTCCTGAGACGGTTCCAGATGGCTCTTTTGAGCGTTGATCACGAAACCGTGGTCCTTCAGGGCCCGCAGGGTGGTCTGAACGTCCTTCACAGCTTGGCCTCTGGAGGGCGCTCTGATAAGCAAGTCATCTAGGTACGGATGGAGCCCCACCCCTTGGAGGCGGAGGAATGAGACGAGGGAGATCATCAACTTCGTGAAGACTCTTGGTGCTGATGCCAGACCAAAGGGTAAGGCCCGATACTGGTAGTGGGATCCGTTGTAAGCGAAACGGAGGAATTTCCGACTGGCAGGAGCGATCTGGACGTGTAGATAGGCTTCCGAGAGGTCTACAGAAGCC carries:
- the RGS12 gene encoding regulator of G-protein signaling 12 isoform X2, with the protein product MYRPGGKVKRRMRMHNSSIRSVEVARGRAGYGFTLSGQAPCVLSCVLKGSPADYVGLKAGDKIFAINEINVKRASHEDVVKLIGKCSGVLHMVIAEGVGHTDSCSSDEEASFYDGKGWLKPKPDSKGLGINRAEKVVEEMQSGGIFSMIFENPNVCAGDMQTSRRKQMPAHDVAAVKLETRPENVNPNILYNEELPKALNDDSMFRIGLENQEYFGLDASILNVAMIVGYLGSIELPSSSSNLEYDSLQAIRGCMRRLRAEQKIHSLVMMKIMHDCIQLCSNKSGVIAEYPAEKLAFSAVCPDDRRFFGLVTMQTIDDASLAQEDEAVLRTSCHVFMVDPELFHHKIHQGIARRFGLECTADPDTNGCLEFPMSSLPVLQFISVLYRDMGELIEGVRARAFLDGDADFHQNNSMSSNSDSGIGNFNQEEKSNRVLVVDLGANSNKHVLSTMRDSPIGRGPAASHWNFGHEQEGNSAVEAINDKSQNLSKFLAPAARIEVPLVPPQSSVMSCKKSSVDTSNQRWLPVHVLKDWQHGSVSDQESYTDSTDGWSSINCGTLPPPMNKIPADRYRVNGSFGPPHLMSQKNEWSKKGFHMQNTFDTQHSVRKTKEDKKCTNFRHTSGLAQPPQRSARRFFGRSKRFSITRSLDDLESAAVSDGELNSTDLKDCVSDNSLSSNASLPSVQSCRRLREKRVASWAVSFEWLLQDPAGVRYFSEFLRKEFSEENILFWQACEYFNHIPAHDKKELSFRAREIFNKFLCSKATTPVNIDSQAQLADDVLNAPHPDMFKDQQLQIFNLMKFDSYTRFLKSPLYQECILAEVEGRPLPDPQCIPSSPTSKHSFGSERSNISTPKKLSGKSKSGRSLNEESGEEDLERKKKGTFFSWSRSKSLGRSQKKKENGDCPKDFPTDSAHTNGLSYRHESQDSLSSAASLDLFDSSRASAPVTEKEKSFKSCHINFPDGSSYTMTVRAGFSIKEMLSGFCEKQGINIAAVDLFLVGGDKPLVLHQDSSILDSRALRLEKRTLFRLDLIPINRSVGLKAKPTKPVTEVLRPVVAKYGLNLNNLVARLNGEQEPLDLGVPISNLDGQRVILDERVPTKGKAFTDQGRGASVKHSTTVPSNTRTQAPTNFLNSYPKCKVTEQMTREGC